The DNA region GTATATTCCATCAAATTGAATGGAAGAAATAAGGAACGGCTCACCAAAAATGAAGGCACAAACAGTGCGGCCTTTAGTGCCGATTTTTCATATTTCATCAATACGTTTTCCAATGCTACAACGCCACCGGAATATACCTTGAATAGCGCCTCATCCGGAAATGTTATAAAAAGCATCAAGGATAATGACGAACTTTCACAAAAGCTTTCAGATTACAAAACTTCCGAGAAGGAATTTAGCACCATCAACGTAAACGGCAATGACCTCAATATGTGGATGATAAAGCCGGCCGATTTCGATACGAATAAAGAATATCCGTTGTTGATGTATCAATACTCTGGGCCAGGTTCGCAAGAGGTGGCCAATCACTGGAATTCGGCAAACGATTATTGGTATCAACATTTGGCACAGCAAGGCTATATTATTGTGTGTGTTGATGGTAGAGGCACAGGATTTAAAGGGGCAGAATTTAAAAAAGTAACCCAAAAGGAACTGGGTAAATATGAAGTTGAAGATCAAATTGCAGCAGCCAAAAAGCTGGGCGGCTTACCTTATATCGATAAAAGCAGAATAGGAATTTGGGGCTGGAGCTTCGGTGGGTTTATGAGTAGCAATGCCCTATTTAAAGGCAACGATGTGTTTAAAATGGCGATTGCCGTGGCGCCCGTTAGTAGCTGGAGGTTTTACGACACTATTTACACCGAACGTTACATGACCACCCCTCAGGAAAACCCAACGGGTTACGACGAGAATTCTCCCATAAACCATGTAAACAAACTGAAGGGCGGTTTTCTTTTAGTGCACGGTTCGGCCGACGACAATGTACATTTGCAAAATACTATGCGATTGGCCGAGGCTTTAATTCAGGCGGATAAACAATTCGATTGGGCGGTGTACCCCGATAAAAACCATGGGATTTATGGTGGAAACACTAGGCTTCATTTGTATAAAAAAATGACTCATTTTATAAATGAAAACCTTGGGGATAAAATTAAAAAGGAAGAAGAGAAAGCGTTGGAACAAGTAAAGATTAAAGGATAAATAAAAATAAATTTATGACGAATACGACTGGAATTAAACAAAAGGAATTATTTGGGCACCCAGTAGGGTTATATGTATTGTTTTTTACCGAAATGTGGGAACGTTTTTCATATTACGGTATGCGAGCAATATTGGTGCTTTATTTGGTGGCTCAGGCCCAAGGGGAGAATGCTGGGTTGGGATGGTCCAATGGTGAGGCACTTGCCCTTTATGGGTGGTACACCATGCTGGTTTATGTAGCTTCAATTCCAGGCGGATGGATTGCCGATAAATTTTTGGGCCAAAAGAAATCTGTGCTTTACGGGGGAATTCTTTTGGTAGCTGGCCATACTATTTTGGCCATAGAGGAAATGTGGGCGTTTTATTCCGGTTTAGGTTTAATTATTGCCGGTGTAGGTATGCTAAAGCCCAATATTTCTACTATGGTGGGGGGCTTATATAAACAAGGCGATATTAGAAGAGATAAAGGTTTTACCATTTTTTACATAGGTATAAATGTTGGAGCTTTCTTATCGAGTTTAATAGTAGGTTACGTAGGCGAGGTGCATGGTTGGCATTATGGTTTTGGTTTGGCTGGAATAGGAATGGCTTTAGGTTTAATCCAATATCTTATTGGCCAAAAGCATTTAAAGCATGTAGGCAACTTTAGTGGGAATTCTGAAAATGAAGAAGAAAAAGCGGCCATGAAAAGACCGTTGACCAAAGTAGAAAAAGACCGCGTCGTGGTTCTATTTATTTCGTTTTTACTGGTAATTGTTTTTTGGGGCTCTTTTGAGCAAGCTGGCGGATTAATGAATATTTACGCTAAGGAAAATACCAATAGGATGTTTATGGGCTGGGAGGTTCCCGCTACGTGGTTTCAATCATTAAATGCGATGTTCATTATATTTTTGGGTACATCGGTGGCCGCATTTTGGGCAAGACGAAAGCTAAAAGGAAAAATTTCCACTTCATTATTTAAAATGATTGTGGGGCTGATTATTATGGGAACAGGCTTCTTTTTTATGTCGGCTGCTTCGACACAGTTCGAAAGTACTGGGTCTTCCGCCATGTATTGGTTGGTACTGGCTTATTTATTCCATACTGTAGGCGAACTATGTATTTCTCCTGTGGCCTTGTCGTACATCACGAAGTTGGCTCCGTTAAAGTACGCTTCACTTATGATGGGCGTATATTTTGCTATGACGGGCTTTGGTAACAAATTGGCTGGTCTGTTAGGAGAGGCTTCCGAAAGCTTAGGAGAGTTTGCCATTTTCACCGGAATAGCTGTCTTTTGTGTTGCGTTCGGGGCACTTGTTATGGTGTTTAGAAACAAGCTGGAAAAGTTAACCCATGGGGCCGAAGACAATGAAAGGGAAATGTTGGAACAAGAACCTTATGAACTGGCCGATCCAGAAATAAACTAATATTTATATAAATATGGCTAAAAGTACTACCGACGATTTTTTTAAGGACAAAGTTTTAGGGCATCCGTCTGGGTTGTTCGTTTTGTTTTTTACAGAAATGTGGGAACGTTTTTCGTATTACGGCATGCGTGCCATTTTGGTTATTTTTTTAACAGGAGCCATGATGGGCGAAAATCCTGGTTGGGAGTGGAGTTCTTCCGCTGCACTTTCTTTATTAGGGACTTATGCTATGTTGGTTTATCTTACGCCATTGTTAGGTGGTTGGTTGGCCGATAATAAAATTGGCTACAGAATGGCAGTAGTAATAGGAGCATTGCTCATGACGGTTGGTCATGCTTCTATGGCCATCGAAACACCAACGTTTCTTTACATAGGTATAGCCTTTTTAATTGTTGGGAATGGTTTTTTTAAACCGAATATGACTTCAATAATATCCAAAATGTATGAAGGTCATGATGAAAAAAAGGACGGTGCCTATAATATTTTTTACATGGGTGTAAATGCAGGAGCGTTTATAGGTATAATGCTTTGCGGATGGGTAGGAGAAAAAATAGGATGGAGCTATGGTTTTGGTTTGGCCGGAATTTTTATGCTTCTGGGTATGCTGCAGTTTTATTTTGCACAATCTCTTTTCGGATCAATAGGGGATAAGCCTGTAAAGGTTGTTGAGGAAATGAGTAATATTGGAAGTCAAAATAAAGACTTGAAGCCTTCGGTAGTGCTTAACCATTTTTCGGTTTTAGATTATTTTTTAATAGCCGTATTTACCATTTCTGCGTTGATTTTTATAATTAATGATCCACTTAGCAAAATTGGAAATATCCAATCTTTTAATTTTACCGTGTTAGGTATGCAGGATTCTTTGTTTTTTGCGCTTTTAGCAGCCATTACTTTTGTATTGTTGCTATTGGTTAGAATCCCGAGGTATGTTGCTATCGAGAGGGATAGAATGATAGCCTTTTCTATTTTTTGTTTGTTTACCATTTTTTTCTGGGCTGCTTTCGAACAGGCAGCAGGTTCATTACCAATTTACACTAGAGATTTTACCAATAGGTTTTTGGAAGGCGGTGCCGCTATTACTTTCAAAGTTGTAGATTTAATAGTTACTGTAGTTCCGTTGGCCATAATTACCTATGTGTTGATTAGTCTGTTTAGAAAAACATTCAATCGAATTGGGTTGTCCAATGTTATTCTTGGTTTCAGTTTTGTTATTGTTTGGGCTATCGTTCTGTATAAGTTATAC from Tamlana crocina includes:
- a CDS encoding peptide MFS transporter gives rise to the protein MTNTTGIKQKELFGHPVGLYVLFFTEMWERFSYYGMRAILVLYLVAQAQGENAGLGWSNGEALALYGWYTMLVYVASIPGGWIADKFLGQKKSVLYGGILLVAGHTILAIEEMWAFYSGLGLIIAGVGMLKPNISTMVGGLYKQGDIRRDKGFTIFYIGINVGAFLSSLIVGYVGEVHGWHYGFGLAGIGMALGLIQYLIGQKHLKHVGNFSGNSENEEEKAAMKRPLTKVEKDRVVVLFISFLLVIVFWGSFEQAGGLMNIYAKENTNRMFMGWEVPATWFQSLNAMFIIFLGTSVAAFWARRKLKGKISTSLFKMIVGLIIMGTGFFFMSAASTQFESTGSSAMYWLVLAYLFHTVGELCISPVALSYITKLAPLKYASLMMGVYFAMTGFGNKLAGLLGEASESLGEFAIFTGIAVFCVAFGALVMVFRNKLEKLTHGAEDNEREMLEQEPYELADPEIN
- a CDS encoding peptide MFS transporter, translating into MAKSTTDDFFKDKVLGHPSGLFVLFFTEMWERFSYYGMRAILVIFLTGAMMGENPGWEWSSSAALSLLGTYAMLVYLTPLLGGWLADNKIGYRMAVVIGALLMTVGHASMAIETPTFLYIGIAFLIVGNGFFKPNMTSIISKMYEGHDEKKDGAYNIFYMGVNAGAFIGIMLCGWVGEKIGWSYGFGLAGIFMLLGMLQFYFAQSLFGSIGDKPVKVVEEMSNIGSQNKDLKPSVVLNHFSVLDYFLIAVFTISALIFIINDPLSKIGNIQSFNFTVLGMQDSLFFALLAAITFVLLLLVRIPRYVAIERDRMIAFSIFCLFTIFFWAAFEQAAGSLPIYTRDFTNRFLEGGAAITFKVVDLIVTVVPLAIITYVLISLFRKTFNRIGLSNVILGFSFVIVWAIVLYKLYVEFQSTETEVPITWFAILNSLFIIIFAPLFTKWWDSKFNPPASVKYFLGLALLGLGFAFLAFGAKDVPAGAKTASLSMAWLVLAYLFHTLGELCLSPMGLSYLSKLVPARMVAFMFGVYYLAIAIGNKLAHYVGGDIEKITQEYSLSTFFLIFTIIPMLLGIVSLLLHPLLKKLMHGVR